GGTCGGGATTGACTACTGGAGCGCGAATTCGGGCCTGATCATGAATGTACTGATCAAAGCCGATCCCGGCGCCGGAGCAATCGGGCTTCATCTCCGCATTGCGGTAGCCGCCGGCTATTATCAGGATATTACCATTGATGGTTTCGAATACGGCATAAAAAGTGACGGATCGGAACGGGCGTCGCATCCGGTATTCGAGCATATCACGCTGAACAACCAGCGCACAGCCGCTTTCTCGATAGCGGAGGCCTCAACGACAATCAGAAAATTGACAACAGAAACAACCGCACCGGCGATCGAGCTGGTTGAAAATCCGGCCCAGGTTATTCTATTGGAAAGTGAGCTTGACGGAGGCGCTGAATCGAATACGGCAATCGATATCAAAGGAAACGGTCATTTGTTCGCCCGCGATATTGTCGTGGGAGGATATGGAACATCAGTGCGCAAAGCCGGCAGCGACATAGTGACCGGCAACATCAGCGAGTATACTTCGTACGACTGGCGCATTACCCGGCAATCGGACTATTCCATGCGGGTACCCATTGAAGACGTCCCGATCGTCCCATTTTCGGAATCGACCGCCCAATGGGTGAAACCTTCCGGATATGACGAAGCTTCCGTGCAGGCCGCCATGAATGCCGGCAAGGAGACGGTTTATTTTCCCGGCAAAACACCCTATGCGTTCGGTACGGTAACGGTGCCGTCGACGGTAATTCGCATTGACGGCATGTCGCACGATCTGGACGGCACACTCCGGATCGATGAGTCATCATCGACCCCGCTGGTAATCATGGATGCCAAGGAGGTGATTGTTGACAATCGGTCCAGCCGTACGGTGATCATGCTTGCAAGCGGCCAGTGGGGTGAAATCAGGAACGACGGCACCCGGCAGAAATGGCATCTCTGTACAGTGGGGCAGATGAGGATCGAAAATGTCACCAATGCACAGGTGTGGGGGAGATGGATCAATGCCGAGGGGGTCCGGTATCTGACAGTCAACAATTGTCAATGGGTGCAGATGGGCTACAAATCGGAACGTCAGGACATGCCCGGTGTGCAGATACGGGACAACAGCCGGGTTGAGCTTTTAGGCGGGACATTCGGGGTTCATAACGACGACACACTGGTATTCGTTGACAACAGCAGCAGCGCCGTAATCCTGGCAAACAACAGCGGCCCCTATAGCTCGACGCTTCCGGCGATTGTCGATGAAGGCAGCGATGCTCTGTTCAAGGAAGATTTCCCTAATCGCACGAGTGAATACTGGTTTTTCATGTGCGCATCGCATTCCGAAGCGATGACCGGTATCGCTGGGGATAAAACCCTGTTTTTGCCGGAATCGAAGGATGTCGATTTTGCTCCGGCGCTGCGGATAACAAATCGTCGGCCGGACCTTTCAATTTATGATCTTCAGGGAAGGCGATTTGCCAATGAACCGATGAATCACGTCGATAAAATAAGAGGCGGTTTATATATTATAACACTTGATGGCGGAGAGTATTGCGGAAAGAGGGCTGTGATCAAATGATTATCATTGAAAGAAGTAATAAATGGAAAAACTAACCGGCCACTGTACCTGCGGAAATGTCGGGTTCAATTACTCGGGAGAATTGGGCCCGGCTGCATATTGCCATTGTGATGATTGCCGGAGAACAACCGGCAGTGCATTTAATGTCTCACTACAATTGCAAATAAAATCGCTGCAATTCAGCGGCAAGGAATATATCAAGGAGAGAGAATATATCGCCGACAGCGGCAATGCGATAGTTCGGGCATTCTGCAGCAATTGCGGATCGCCTATCTACACGATTCATCCGCACGAACCGGATTATATCTGGATAAAGGCCGGAATTGTCGATCAAACTGAACTGATCAAGCCTGTTCACGAATCATGGACAGATACAAAGGTGGCGTGGGCTATCATAACTGCTCAATCGAGCTCAAAAGGTAATTTCGCAATGCCGGGCAATTGACAGCAATGAAATCCATCAACAAACGCTCATCACCCACCACTCAGCCCACGCATGCCGGCATTGACGGCATGAATATAACAGGCATTTTCCATGTGGGATTTTAAGGGGATTGGCAATCCCCTTACCAAATGCAATTTCTCCAAAATTCCCCTGCTTCACTCAATAAACTACTTCCTATCTCATTTAATTATCATGATTTACGCAGAACCGTCACTTAGGCGCTTAATTTAACCTTGACAGCACATCGTATTTCAGGGTATAATGAGCACTGTTTATATGCATGAACCATTATCGCAACTATGAAACCACACAAAATCCTTTTGCCAAACTCAATTTCACATTAATAAACCATTAATTAGCAGGGGGTCCTATGAAGCTTTCCCGTTTTTTCCCGTTGCTTTTGGGTGCTGTATTTGTGGCATCTGCGCAACCGCCGATGCAGGGGTATGGCGCAGACCGGGAAAATGTCGGTCTTTACGGCGGACGAGTCACCGGCTATGCCTTTGACAGTAAGCATGGAGTGCTCTTTGCCACCGTTGAAGGTGCGCTGTCGATGTTTTCTTCGGTGGACTCGGGAATAACATGGGCCCAGTCTTTTCCGAATGATTCACTTAAATATATGGATGAGCCTCCGGACAGTTGCAAGCCGCCGGAACCGGACCCCAACGAGCCGCCCCCGGACCCATCACAGCCACCCACATGGCAGCCGCCGCAGGGATGCCCGCTTATGGATGAGCGCGGCTGGGCAGGATCATCGTACCAGGTAGTCAGTGATAACGGTGTGAGTGTCGCGATTACAGCAACGGCTGCAGTGATCTCGACCGATGGCGAAAACTGGCGCACCCTTGTCGATCATGCTATTGACGGGTATCTGGCAGACACAATTTTTGCACAAACAGGCAAACGGATTTCAGTCGGTCTGGCCAACTGCGCTGCCGTAGCAAACGGGTTTGTCTATCTCGGGATCAACAGCCAGGTTATTGTATCCCCCGACAGCGGACAGCATTGGATGCCGGTGTTTTTCCCGGACAGCTCATATCA
The Chitinivibrionales bacterium genome window above contains:
- a CDS encoding GFA family protein — its product is MEKLTGHCTCGNVGFNYSGELGPAAYCHCDDCRRTTGSAFNVSLQLQIKSLQFSGKEYIKEREYIADSGNAIVRAFCSNCGSPIYTIHPHEPDYIWIKAGIVDQTELIKPVHESWTDTKVAWAIITAQSSSKGNFAMPGN